In a single window of the Sediminicoccus sp. KRV36 genome:
- a CDS encoding glycosyltransferase, with protein MAARKGTSVVALGQNETPIIPGITQLRYKPPEPGKTTPHPYLVRTEGHIRHGQAAARAALQLRDKGFRPDLICAHPGWGEGLFLRDVFPDAKMIFYWEYFFQSKGGDIGFDPPGVAVSLDEAARTRVQNTIQLIQLEAADWGVSPTRWQWSRYPEWARSRISVIHEGIDTAIATPGGVAEYRLPDGRLLTREDEVVTYVARNLEPYRGFPQFMRALPALQRLRPQLQVVVVGSDGVSYGRPPAEGGSWREVMLREMEGKIDLSRVHFVGRVPYGQLLSLFRLTRVHLYLTYPFVLSWSMLDAMACGAAILGSATPPVLEVIEDGVNGRLVDFFDHAAMAEKLAGMLADPESQVPIKAAARQHVLAHYDLARVCLPQQIAMLDAVAAGRMQPEPAVSLPA; from the coding sequence ATGGCGGCCCGAAAGGGCACTAGCGTCGTGGCACTCGGGCAGAATGAAACGCCGATCATCCCCGGCATCACCCAGCTGCGCTACAAACCGCCCGAGCCCGGCAAGACCACGCCCCACCCCTATCTGGTGCGCACCGAGGGCCATATCAGGCATGGTCAGGCCGCCGCCCGTGCGGCGCTGCAACTGCGCGACAAGGGCTTCCGCCCCGACCTGATCTGCGCGCATCCCGGCTGGGGCGAGGGGCTTTTCCTGCGCGACGTCTTTCCAGACGCCAAGATGATTTTCTACTGGGAGTATTTCTTCCAGTCCAAGGGTGGCGATATCGGCTTTGATCCGCCTGGCGTTGCCGTCAGCCTCGATGAGGCGGCGCGGACACGGGTGCAGAACACCATCCAGCTCATCCAGCTCGAAGCCGCCGACTGGGGCGTTTCACCGACGCGCTGGCAATGGTCCCGCTATCCGGAATGGGCGCGCAGCCGCATCTCGGTGATCCATGAGGGCATTGATACCGCCATCGCGACACCCGGGGGGGTGGCGGAATACCGCCTGCCGGATGGCCGCCTGCTGACGCGCGAGGATGAGGTGGTGACCTATGTCGCGCGCAACCTGGAGCCGTATCGCGGCTTCCCGCAATTCATGCGCGCGCTGCCCGCCTTGCAACGGCTCCGGCCCCAGCTGCAGGTTGTGGTCGTGGGCAGCGACGGCGTCTCCTACGGCCGCCCGCCGGCCGAGGGCGGAAGCTGGCGGGAGGTGATGCTGCGGGAGATGGAGGGGAAGATCGACCTCTCACGCGTGCACTTCGTGGGGCGGGTGCCCTATGGGCAATTGCTCAGCCTTTTTCGGTTGACCCGCGTGCATCTCTATCTGACCTACCCCTTTGTCCTGTCATGGTCCATGTTGGATGCCATGGCATGTGGGGCCGCCATCCTGGGCTCGGCAACGCCGCCGGTGCTGGAGGTCATCGAGGATGGCGTGAATGGCCGGCTGGTGGATTTCTTCGACCACGCGGCGATGGCCGAAAAACTGGCCGGCATGCTGGCCGATCCCGAGAGCCAGGTCCCCATCAAGGCAGCCGCGCGGCAGCATGTGCTGGCGCATTACGACCTGGCGCGGGTCTGCCTGCCGCAGCAAATCGCCATGCTGGATGCCGTCGCGGCGGGCAGGATGCAACCCGAGCCGGCCGTCTCCTTGCCGGCCTGA
- a CDS encoding sulfotransferase domain-containing protein — translation MARSVIFLSTPTSATGSQLRAINAIARRQYRREKWLETFHENRRLKDLMHESPPEHDALILHNTPQYFNHNMNFANYRFILNARDPRDLICNQFHWQFSHPNHHETAEEKQRRHELAAKEGIDAFALRYDNRQMLKGFFEAARRIAPPDRIFTGYAMYCLHFDEVIARISEFLGVAPSDWGRKQRQAIARENAGGATANPNWVGHPLSGADTAPGRHKVELQPETIRVLNKRYAWFLDFLRRMDDPRVAHTYD, via the coding sequence ATGGCTAGAAGCGTCATTTTTCTCTCCACCCCGACCAGTGCGACGGGGTCACAGCTGCGCGCCATCAACGCAATCGCACGGCGTCAATACCGCCGTGAGAAATGGCTTGAGACGTTTCACGAGAACCGTCGCCTGAAAGACCTCATGCACGAATCTCCGCCTGAGCATGACGCACTGATCCTCCATAATACTCCACAGTATTTCAACCACAACATGAATTTTGCCAATTATCGCTTCATACTGAATGCGCGGGACCCAAGAGATTTGATCTGCAATCAATTCCATTGGCAATTCAGCCATCCAAACCATCATGAAACAGCGGAAGAAAAGCAGCGACGCCACGAACTCGCCGCCAAGGAGGGCATCGACGCCTTCGCCCTGCGCTATGATAACCGCCAGATGCTCAAGGGTTTTTTTGAAGCCGCCCGTCGCATTGCACCACCTGATCGCATCTTCACCGGCTACGCCATGTATTGCCTGCATTTTGACGAGGTGATCGCGCGGATTTCGGAATTTCTGGGCGTGGCGCCCTCGGATTGGGGGCGCAAGCAGCGCCAGGCCATCGCGCGGGAAAACGCCGGGGGAGCGACCGCCAATCCGAATTGGGTCGGGCATCCCCTGAGTGGCGCGGACACGGCCCCCGGGCGGCACAAGGTCGAATTGCAGCCGGAGACGATCCGGGTGCTCAACAAGCGCTACGCCTGGTTCCTGGACTTCCTCCGCCGCATGGATGATCCCAGGGTCGCCCACACCTACGATTGA